From the Hordeum vulgare subsp. vulgare chromosome 1H, MorexV3_pseudomolecules_assembly, whole genome shotgun sequence genome, the window CGACGAGACGGAGCCGACGCACCATTTCAGCGACTACGGCTTCGACCCCCAGCTCCTCCGCCTCTCCCCGCAGGTCAGTCTCCTCTTAATTAACTATTAGTTCCTCGATCAATTTCTCGGCTTCCCAACTGTTGAAACTCGCTCTGCTCCTTCAATTTCTCAGCCCAACGTGAAGCGCCACCAGCAGCAGACGCCTGCGCTGCTGGACCCCTGGCGGTTCAAGCTCCAGAAGCCCATCTCGAAGAAGCACCAGCACGCGCAGCACAATAGCAAGCAGCGCCGCCGCGGGTGGTGGAGCTCTGCGGCCTCTGCGGCGCTCCTCTTCTTCAAGCGTCCCTCGTCCAAGTCTAACCCCACCGCTCAGGCCAATGGCagaggcccctcctcctcctgcagtGCTGCTGCTGCGTTCGCTCCCCGGCCACTCTACTTCGCCGATGACGGAGGCGACGACGACTCCACGGGGTGCATGTGCTGGT encodes:
- the LOC123412282 gene encoding uncharacterized protein LOC123412282 is translated as MGKKRAATATTRTPVFPFAAAADETEPTHHFSDYGFDPQLLRLSPQPNVKRHQQQTPALLDPWRFKLQKPISKKHQHAQHNSKQRRRGWWSSAASAALLFFKRPSSKSNPTAQANGRGPSSSCSAAAAFAPRPLYFADDGGDDDSTGCMCWSPAVRSGHLAAAELGIASVGVPYVSLRDASFHGGAGGTGGAAPAMPIYLVT